The window TAAACGTAGAAGACCGGGTAAAATGGTTCCATGAGCATAACAGCCACCATCGTCCGCTATGGGTACTGAAGCAGGAGGGCGAGATTGCCGCCTGGTTCAGCTTCCAGTCGTTCTACGGGCGTCCTGCCTATAATGCAACCGCAGAGATCAGTGTCTATGTAAATGAGAAATTCCGCGGCAAAGGAGCCGGCAGCATTCTGCTGGCCAAGGCGCTGGAGGAATGCCCGCGCCTGGGTGTCGAGAATCTGGTCGGCTTTGTATTCGGCCACAATGAGCCTAGTCTTGCCCTGCTGCGGAAATTTGGCTTCAAAGAGTGGGGACTGCTGCCGGGTGTTGCCGTAATGGATGGCATCCAGCGGGATCTGGTAATTATCGGACGTAAGCTATAGCAGATAAGACTACTTTTTTAGAAGCAGGCTAAAAACTTAATGCGGTGGAACCGTTTCAGGACCGCAGTCGCCGGAATCAATCCATGATTCAGACCACTTTTCCAGATCGCGGATCACCGATTCCAGCCCCCGGCCTTTATCTGTCAGGGAATATTGAATTCTTACAGGTGTCTCGGGAAAAACTTCGCGGAGGACGATGCCCTCCTGCTCCAGCTCCTTCAGCCGCTCAGACAGAAGTCTGCCGCTGACGGGCAGCGCCGCCTCAATGGTACTGAAGCGCTGCGGTCCCTGGAGAAGCTGATAGATGATTAAGCCCGTCCAGCGTCTGCCGATAATATCCATGCTTTTCTGTAACTTTGGACACAGGTCTATGGATTTCATAAGGCTCACCTCTTACTGTACATTATAAACGAAAAGACCTATAACTAAAACAAATTTGAAGGATATGTAAGACCGAAAGGATGGTTGAAATGGCTAAAAAGAAGAAGACCGCAAGTGCTCCGCGTCCCGCTGCTGCGGATGCTCCGGCTACACTTAAGGACCTGCTGAGCAGCGATGTGCTGAACAAGCTGAAGGCGCAGTCCGATGCGCTCAAGGCCGAAGAAAATGACAAAAAGGAAGCGGCCCGTAAGGCCGTGGAGGATCAGCGCAAGGCCGAGCAGAAGCGGCTGGAGAATGATTTTGCGCATCTGCTGGAGAACAGCAGCCAGGACTGG of the Paenibacillus pedocola genome contains:
- a CDS encoding YqkE family protein, with amino-acid sequence MAKKKKTASAPRPAAADAPATLKDLLSSDVLNKLKAQSDALKAEENDKKEAARKAVEDQRKAEQKRLENDFAHLLENSSQDWHKFK
- a CDS encoding GNAT family N-acetyltransferase, yielding MAWQNYSIEDAAIEDLEAIVEIYNSTVAGRMVTADLEPVNVEDRVKWFHEHNSHHRPLWVLKQEGEIAAWFSFQSFYGRPAYNATAEISVYVNEKFRGKGAGSILLAKALEECPRLGVENLVGFVFGHNEPSLALLRKFGFKEWGLLPGVAVMDGIQRDLVIIGRKL
- a CDS encoding winged helix-turn-helix transcriptional regulator, with product MKSIDLCPKLQKSMDIIGRRWTGLIIYQLLQGPQRFSTIEAALPVSGRLLSERLKELEQEGIVLREVFPETPVRIQYSLTDKGRGLESVIRDLEKWSESWIDSGDCGPETVPPH